From Pelagibacterium flavum:
TGGTGCCAGTCACGGCCATTTCGCGCGAGCCGTGATGCATCCTGACACAAAACAGCGCCCACATTGCCCGCACACAGCCATGCGACCAGCCGATCAAAGCCGGGGCGCGCCACTGTTCCGCTCGCGGATCGCCCGAGATCGTCGTCGATCACCTCCACATCCATGAACCCGTGCTCGCGGGCAATGTCGACGAGGTCGTACTGCCGCCGCTGGCTCTCCAGATTGGTCATGACCTGGGACTGCGATGATTGACGCACATAGACAACTGCCTTGCGCTTCAGGAGTTGGGTGGGGATCAGATCAATTCCGTTCATCGCCGAGCTCCTCGACGATCAGACCGGCGGCCTGCATCAGAAGGTGGGCGAGTGCCCTCGTGGCCTCCGCTTGCTCCACCTCCTTCATCGCGTCCACCTTGCGGGGTTCGAACACCAGGCTCATCTGCCTGCCCGAGGTCGGCACAGGCGCGTCGTGCTGTTTCATCGACTTCCTCCCTTGCGATTCCATTTTCGCCCAGGGAGTGTGTGGGAACAGAAGTCGGCGTGACCAGTCTCTTGAGATCTGACAGTGCCGCAAGATCAACCTGCGGCCCGCCAATTCTCATCTCGGCACAGATCAGGGGGTCCACCATCCAGCCAGGAATCGAGATGATGGTGCCAGAGGGACCGTCAACTCTCAGAAACTGTCCCGTGGCCCGCTGCTGAACCTGCCGAACGGTTACCTTCTGTCCGAAATAGGGATGCCAGCGATAGTGAATTTGCCGCTCTTCCCCGACATGGGCAGAATGAACGGGCGATGGCATTGACCAGAAAAAATGCGTTATTCGCTGGAAACGACGTCGGCGCCGAGAACTGGGCGCTGCTCGCTTCGCTCGTGGCTACCTGCAAAATGAGCAACGTAAATCCCGTCGACTATATCGCCGACACCCTCCGAGCCTTGCTCGACGGCCATCCGAAAAGCCGTATCGAAGAGCTCATGCCATGGGCCTTCAGAAAAGCGTCAAGCCTCGCCGCATAGGGGAGCTAGAAAGCGCTTACACATCATCTGAAAACGGCGTCATCGGGACGTGCGCAGCGAGAATTAAGTGTCCGTCAAACCTATCCAAGTGCGGCTCCCCCGGATGAACGCGGCGTCCCAATGTTCCGATTGCCAGTTTAGTCGCTTTAAGGAATTTCCAGAGCAAAGGGCACAGTGATAACGTCGCCCCCGCCAACAAATTCCACCCAAAGCGCGTAGGCACCCGCTGCAGGAGGTGTGACATGAATGGCCATAGTCGATGAGACAGATCCGACAGCTTCAGCCGCGCCATGCATGGCGTGCTCATCATGGTCCATGGTTCCCTCAGCGCCCATCCCGGCTTCATCGCCCTCAACGTTCGCTTCCTCCGCTCCCGAAGGCATTTCGTGTTCAACAGGTTCGTTTGACGCTGGGTGGTGACTGTGTGCGTGCTCGTGGTACTCGACTGTCTCGGCGTGATGCCCATTCCCGTTGGGCCCGTCGGTCATAGCGTGAGCGTGGACGTAGGCAAGATCTTGGGCACGAACGAAAACAGCGTGCGCGGCAACTCCCAGATAAGGTTCAAGATCGGAGGCGGGCTGGCCGTCCTTTTCAACGGCAAGGGTGATCATCCCCTCCTTGCCGGCCTCCAGATCGGGCGCGCTTAATGTCACCCTATATCCTTGATCAGACGAGACAATCGGCCCATCTTTCACATCGACTGGCGGGGAGCCCAACAGCGTATCGGCTTGGGTGTCCAGATTCCCATTTTCTCCGACCTGCAGCTCGAAGCGCAACACCTGCTGGCCCAAGCCGGAGGGGGCTGCATCGGTATAGATGTGGTACCGGCCCGGTTCGGGAAAGTGAAGTTCGGTTGTAAAACGGCCGTCATCGCCGGCCGCCTTTACGTGTTCGTGAACAAGGTGAGACAGACCAGCATCGGTCGCGAGCAAGTGCAGCTCCTGGGTGAGCTCGACCTCGTATTGGGTGACTCGCTCACCAGTGTGGATGTCAGAATAAGACAGCTCGATGTGTCGAGACAATGGCCCGGTCTCGCTGACAACCATTTCTCCCGAGACCGCCGGTTGAACATTTGGCAGGGCAAAGCTGCCTTCCAGGATCTGATCTTGCGCCAGAGCGGGACCGACCCCTAGAACAGCGATAACCGCAAGACGCGTGGCAGGGACGAGTTGAGGGCGTTTCATGGTGTCTTTCCTTGTTTGGGACTGAAGCTCTTTGGAAGCGGGAGGTTCGTTGGCACCTGACAGTCAAAGCGATTGGGGAGCCGGGCAAGTGCTGGCACAGCCTTTGCCATCAGATAACGCCCAAGGCACGCATCGCCTCGGCAACCCTGACAAATCCAGCTATGTTGGCGCCCAGCACGTAATTGCCGGGGGCGCCGTACTCCTCTGCAGTGCTGGCGCAGGTGTCGTGGATTGCCCGCATGATCTCGGACAAACGCGCCTCGGTCTTGTCAAAGGTCCAGCTGTCGCGCGAGGCATTTTGTTGCATCTCGAGGGCTGATGTCGCGACACCTCCCGCATTGGCTGCCTTGCCAGGCCCGAACATGACGCCGGCGTGTTCAAATATGCGTATCGCTTCGGGCGTGCACGGCATATTCGCCCCTTCTCCCACGGCAACGACACCATTGGCCACCAATGTCTTGGCATCCTTGCCGGTCAGCTCATTCTGAGTCGCCGAGGGCATGGCCACGTCACACGGGATATCCCAGATCGACCCTTCCCCTGACTTGACGAAAAGGGCTCCGTGGGTTTCCCCTTTGAGCGCAACATAGTCGGCGATCCGACCGTGACGGATTTGTTTGACTTCCTTGAGAAGGGCGAGGTCAATGCCGTCTTCGTCAACGACATAACCAGAACTGTCGGACACTGCGACAACTTTGCCACCGAAGGACTGAACCTTTTCCACGCTGTATGTTGCAACGTTGCCCGAGCCCGACACCACCACGGTTTTGTCCTCAAAGCTCAGCCCACGAGTGGCAAGCATGGCGCGTACAAAGTAGGTGTTTCCATAGCCAGTGGCTTCGGTCCTGGCTCGCGATCCGCCGTAAAACAGAGCCTTGCCAGTCAGCACACCGGCTTCATAGCGGTTGGTGAGCCGCTTGTAGCAGCCGAACATATAGCCAATCTCTCGCCCCCCCACACCGATATCGCCTGCCGGAACATCAATGTACTCCCCGATGTGGCGGTGCAACTCGATCATGAAAGATTGGCAGAACCGCATGATCTCGCCATCCGAGCGCCCTCTTGGATCAAAGTCCGAACCACCCTTGCCACCGCCAATCGGCATTCCGGTGAGCGCGTTCTTAAACGTCTGTTCAAAGCCAAGGAATTTGATGATCCCCAGATTGACCGAGGGATGAAACCGAATGCCACCCTTGTAAGGGCCAAGTGCGGAATTGAACTGGACCCGAAAGCCACGATTGATCTGCACCGAGCCTTGATCGTCCACCCAGGGGACCCGGAAAATGATCTGCCGTTCAGGCTCGCAAATGCGTTCGATCAGCGCGTGCTCGAGATAATGGGGATGTTTTGCAATTACCCTGCCCAGACTTTCAAGCACCTCTCGAACCGCTTGTTGGAATTCAGGTTCCCCGGGGCTGCGTCCCAGCACCTGCTCAAGGAGCGGCTCTAACTTTTCGTCGATCATCGCTTACTCCGACTTTGACGCCGCGCTCATGAAAAAGGGATCTGCTCGACCCGGGCTCAGCTTATGTTCCAACGCGCAAGGGCTGCACAGCTATTGCCCCACGAATGCCAGAGCCTCGCACCATTCTCTTTGCGCCAGCGCAAAGATTGAATTGACCGACCAAACCGTGGCGATGGGTAGCGTCAAAGCCATAGCCTGCAATATCAAAGCGTGACGGCGCTGCCTTTATCCCGTGCTGGCGCCCTGGCATGCCGGTCGCGCTGATTGCGCGTACTTGCCCAGAACCCCTCCAGTGTATTTTGGAGCCGGTCGGCGCCAGACCGCTCGCCGCCGTTGCAGCTCTTGATCCTCGACGTCGAGCTCGAGCAATCGCGCCTTGGCGTCAATGGTGATGAGATCGCCCTCTTGCACCAGAGCAATCGTCCCACCCTCGAACGCTTCGGGCGCGACATGGCCCACAACCAGCCCCCATGTTCCGCCCGAGAACCTGCCATCGGTAATCAGTCCAACGCTCTCGCCCAGCCCCTGCCCCACCAAGGCCGATGTGGGCGCAAGCATTTCGGGCATGCCCGGTCCTCCACGAGGCCCCAGATACCGCAGGACCACAATATCGCCGGCCGATATTTTGTTGTCGAGAATGGCGCCTAGGGCCGATTGTTCGTCGTCAAATACGCGGGCTGGACCTTTGAGAACGGTTTTAGATAGGCCAGAAATCTTGGCGACTGCTCCATCGGTCGCGAGATTTCCTTTCAAAACGGCCAGGTGCCCCTCTGGATAGAGTGCTGCGTCCAGGGAAGTTATGACATTTTGCCCCCGAGGCGGTGCCGCGGGCACCAGCTCGAGTTCCTGCGCCAATGTCCGGCCAGTGATCGTGAGGCAATCCCCGTTCAGCTTGCCCGCATCAAGAAGCATCTTGAGCACCTGCGGAACGCCCCCAGCCTGGTGTAGGTCAACTGCCATATATTGGCCAGAAGGCTTGAGGTTGCAGATGATCGGAATCCGCTTGCGAACCGTTTCGAAGTCATCGAGTTCCCATTCCACCCCCGCTGCACGAGCAATCGCCAAATAATGTAGGACTGCATTAGTGGAACCCCCAGTTGCCATGACCAGTGCAACCGCGTTCTCGATCGATTCGCGTGTCACGATGTCGGACGGCTTGAGCCCGTTTCTGACCGCTCTTGCCAAGGTCCGAGCGGATCGATCTGCAGACGCACGCTTTTCCTCATCCGGATTGGCCATGCTGGAGGAGCCAAGCAACGACATCCCAAGCGCTTCAAAAGAGCCCGCCATGGTGTTGGCCGTATACATCCCGCCACAGGACCCGGTGCTAGGACATGCATTGCGTTCAATTCCCTTGAAATCCTCCTCACTCATCGTCCCTGCCATATAAGCACCAACAGCCTCAAAGGCAGAGACAATGGATAGGTCCTGGCCCTTCCATCGGCCAGGCTTGATCGTCCCCCCATAAACATAGATGGAGGGAACATTGGCTCGAAGCATCCCGATCATGCCCCCAGGAAGGTTCTTG
This genomic window contains:
- the ilvD gene encoding dihydroxy-acid dehydratase yields the protein MAHNDRSRHITHGIARSPNRAMFYALGYEEKDFDQPIVGIANGHSTITPCNAGLQSLVDAAAAAIKQEGANPQIFGVPTISDGMAMGTEGMKYSLVSREVIADCVELSVQGQWMDGVLVVGGCDKNLPGGMIGMLRANVPSIYVYGGTIKPGRWKGQDLSIVSAFEAVGAYMAGTMSEEDFKGIERNACPSTGSCGGMYTANTMAGSFEALGMSLLGSSSMANPDEEKRASADRSARTLARAVRNGLKPSDIVTRESIENAVALVMATGGSTNAVLHYLAIARAAGVEWELDDFETVRKRIPIICNLKPSGQYMAVDLHQAGGVPQVLKMLLDAGKLNGDCLTITGRTLAQELELVPAAPPRGQNVITSLDAALYPEGHLAVLKGNLATDGAVAKISGLSKTVLKGPARVFDDEQSALGAILDNKISAGDIVVLRYLGPRGGPGMPEMLAPTSALVGQGLGESVGLITDGRFSGGTWGLVVGHVAPEAFEGGTIALVQEGDLITIDAKARLLELDVEDQELQRRRAVWRRPAPKYTGGVLGKYAQSARPACQGASTG
- the gdhA gene encoding NADP-specific glutamate dehydrogenase, with protein sequence MIDEKLEPLLEQVLGRSPGEPEFQQAVREVLESLGRVIAKHPHYLEHALIERICEPERQIIFRVPWVDDQGSVQINRGFRVQFNSALGPYKGGIRFHPSVNLGIIKFLGFEQTFKNALTGMPIGGGKGGSDFDPRGRSDGEIMRFCQSFMIELHRHIGEYIDVPAGDIGVGGREIGYMFGCYKRLTNRYEAGVLTGKALFYGGSRARTEATGYGNTYFVRAMLATRGLSFEDKTVVVSGSGNVATYSVEKVQSFGGKVVAVSDSSGYVVDEDGIDLALLKEVKQIRHGRIADYVALKGETHGALFVKSGEGSIWDIPCDVAMPSATQNELTGKDAKTLVANGVVAVGEGANMPCTPEAIRIFEHAGVMFGPGKAANAGGVATSALEMQQNASRDSWTFDKTEARLSEIMRAIHDTCASTAEEYGAPGNYVLGANIAGFVRVAEAMRALGVI